Proteins encoded in a region of the Phoenix dactylifera cultivar Barhee BC4 chromosome 3, palm_55x_up_171113_PBpolish2nd_filt_p, whole genome shotgun sequence genome:
- the LOC103702867 gene encoding interactor of constitutive active ROPs 3 isoform X2, with the protein MQTTRTRSGSSEGPLRTSPATPRSNRLPKAAGSAIDSASPTRPPMKALTDRSPKVIERRSPRTPVPEKKRPSRMAELEFQLVQLQEDLKKTKDQLNSSESSKKRAKQEGEEAKKQLLVMSAKLEDSQRQLVELSEAEEARFHELRKISQERDRAWQSELEALQKQHSVDSAALASSMNEVQRLKLQLEMVLKSEAAQARQSEVENSELQALKQDMEEAISIIANLKVQLRDSEKAEADAKATVIETKQHLETARMTIENLLTGGSKFMDSFSLVASELEESRARVKSLEEVVRKLQEGHSHACSESLVHYNGDCYGPQKIRCNSLELEIEQLRSALEAAEMKYQEEQIQRIVQTQHVYELMEQMQIDTRVRETEFESASNNSKSEIIVLKAILYDKEAELRSLSDMNKKLHEELQKGRTDQMESELGLKLKQLIADITDLKADLMDKETALQSISEENEQLKSETRTREMERHKAYEAAIAEVELARSAEKEALTRLGLVTEEADKNSRMATSVAEQLDAVQAMKSEMEAELRRLKVQAEQWRKAAEAAMAVLTASNNGRLLERTGSLDFECNSVDEKLMSSPFSDDLDDESPRKKNNNMLRRISGLWKKGQKLSLS; encoded by the exons ATGCAGACAACCAGAACAAG GAGTGGGTCTTCAGAAGGTCCTCTGAGGACATCTCCAGCCACCCCTAGATCGAATCGTCTTCCCAAGGCAGCTGGATCTGCGATAGACTCCGCTTCTCCAACACGTCCACCAATGAAGGCTTTAACTGATAGAAGTCCTAAGGTTATTGAGCGTCGATCACCTAGAACCCCTGTACCTGAG AAGAAACGTCCAAGTAGGATGGCCGAGTTGGAATTTCAACTTGTCCAGCTCCAAGAGGATTTAAAGAAGACAAAAGACCAGCTTAACTCATCAGAGTCATCAAAGAAACGAGCAAAGCAGGAAGGAGAAGAGGCCAAGAAGCAGCTCTTGGTCATGTCTGCAAAACTTGAAGATTCTCAACGCCAGCTTGTAGAGCTATCTGAAGCAGAAGAGGCTAGGTTCCATGAACTCCGCAAAATCTCTCAGGAACGAGATCGTGCATGGCAATCTGAACTTGAAGCCCTCCAGAAACAGCACTCTGTTGACTCAGCAGCTCTGGCCTCATCCATGAATGAGGTACAGAGGCTGAAGCTGCAGCTTGAAATGGTCCTCAAATCTGAGGCTGCCCAAGCCAGGCAATCTGAAGTAGAAAATTCTGAGCTTCAGGCCTTGAAACAAGATATGGAGGAGGCCATCTCCATCATTGCAAACCTAAAAGTTCAGCTTAGAGATAGTGAAAAGGCAGAAGCTGATGCAAAAGCAACAGTTATTGAGACAAAACAGCATTTGGAAACAGCTAGAATGACTATAGAGAATCTCCTTACTGGTGGGTCAAAATTCATGGATTCTTTCAGCTTAGTGGCTTCTGAACTGGAGGAGTCCAGAGCTCGAGTGAAGTCGCTTGAAGAAGTTGTGAGAAAATTGCAGGAAGGTCACTCTCATGCTTGTAGCGAATCTTTGGTGCATTATAATGGTGATTGCTATGGTCCACAGAAAATCAGGTGCAACTCCCTGGAGTTGGAAATAGAACAGTTGAGATCAGCCCTCGAGGCAGCTGAGATGAAATACCAGGAAGAACAGATACAGCGGATAGTGCAGACACAGCATGTTTATGAATTGATGGAGCAAATGCAGATCGACACTAGAGTAAGAGAAACCGAGTTTGAATCAGCATCGAACAATTCAAAATCAGAGATTATTGTATTGAAGGCTATTCTATATGACAAGGAAGCAGAACTTCGAAGCTTATCGGATATGAACAAGAAGCTGCATGAGGAGTTACAAAAGGGAAGAACAGACCAAATGGAATCTGAATTGGGCCTAAAGCTAAAACAGTTGATTGCTGACATCACGGATTTGAAGGCGGATCTAATGGATAAGGAGACAGCCCTTCAGAGCATTTCAGAAGAGAATGAACAACTGAAATCTGAGACGAGGACGAGAGAAATGGAGCGCCATAAAGCTTATGAAGCAGCAATAGCTGAGGTTGAGTTGGCCAGATCTGCGGAGAAGGAGGCATTGACAAGGCTCGGACTTGTTACCGAGGAGGCAGATAAAAACAGCAGGATGGCCACAAGTGTAGCCGAGCAGTTGGATGCAGTGCAAGCAATGAAATCAGAAATGGAAGCTGAGCTAAGGAGGCTGAAGGTGCAAGCGGAGCAGTGGCGGAAGGCGGCTGAAGCTGCCATGGCTGTGCTTACAGCTAGCAACAATGGGAGGTTGTTGGAGAGGACAGGCTCTTTGGATTTTGAGTGCAATTCTGTTGATGAGAAGTTGATGAGCTCGCCATTTTCTGATGACCTGGACGATGAatctccaaggaagaagaacaataATATGCTAAGGAGAATCAGCGGATTGTGGAAGAAGGGCCAGAAGCTATCTTTA AGCTGA
- the LOC103702867 gene encoding interactor of constitutive active ROPs 3 isoform X4 yields MQTTRTRSGSSEGPLRTSPATPRSNRLPKAAGSAIDSASPTRPPMKALTDRSPKVIERRSPRTPVPEKRPSRMAELEFQLVQLQEDLKKTKDQLNSSESSKKRAKQEGEEAKKQLLVMSAKLEDSQRQLVELSEAEEARFHELRKISQERDRAWQSELEALQKQHSVDSAALASSMNEVQRLKLQLEMVLKSEAAQARQSEVENSELQALKQDMEEAISIIANLKVQLRDSEKAEADAKATVIETKQHLETARMTIENLLTGGSKFMDSFSLVASELEESRARVKSLEEVVRKLQEGHSHACSESLVHYNGDCYGPQKIRCNSLELEIEQLRSALEAAEMKYQEEQIQRIVQTQHVYELMEQMQIDTRVRETEFESASNNSKSEIIVLKAILYDKEAELRSLSDMNKKLHEELQKGRTDQMESELGLKLKQLIADITDLKADLMDKETALQSISEENEQLKSETRTREMERHKAYEAAIAEVELARSAEKEALTRLGLVTEEADKNSRMATSVAEQLDAVQAMKSEMEAELRRLKVQAEQWRKAAEAAMAVLTASNNGRLLERTGSLDFECNSVDEKLMSSPFSDDLDDESPRKKNNNMLRRISGLWKKGQKLSLS; encoded by the exons ATGCAGACAACCAGAACAAG GAGTGGGTCTTCAGAAGGTCCTCTGAGGACATCTCCAGCCACCCCTAGATCGAATCGTCTTCCCAAGGCAGCTGGATCTGCGATAGACTCCGCTTCTCCAACACGTCCACCAATGAAGGCTTTAACTGATAGAAGTCCTAAGGTTATTGAGCGTCGATCACCTAGAACCCCTGTACCTGAG AAACGTCCAAGTAGGATGGCCGAGTTGGAATTTCAACTTGTCCAGCTCCAAGAGGATTTAAAGAAGACAAAAGACCAGCTTAACTCATCAGAGTCATCAAAGAAACGAGCAAAGCAGGAAGGAGAAGAGGCCAAGAAGCAGCTCTTGGTCATGTCTGCAAAACTTGAAGATTCTCAACGCCAGCTTGTAGAGCTATCTGAAGCAGAAGAGGCTAGGTTCCATGAACTCCGCAAAATCTCTCAGGAACGAGATCGTGCATGGCAATCTGAACTTGAAGCCCTCCAGAAACAGCACTCTGTTGACTCAGCAGCTCTGGCCTCATCCATGAATGAGGTACAGAGGCTGAAGCTGCAGCTTGAAATGGTCCTCAAATCTGAGGCTGCCCAAGCCAGGCAATCTGAAGTAGAAAATTCTGAGCTTCAGGCCTTGAAACAAGATATGGAGGAGGCCATCTCCATCATTGCAAACCTAAAAGTTCAGCTTAGAGATAGTGAAAAGGCAGAAGCTGATGCAAAAGCAACAGTTATTGAGACAAAACAGCATTTGGAAACAGCTAGAATGACTATAGAGAATCTCCTTACTGGTGGGTCAAAATTCATGGATTCTTTCAGCTTAGTGGCTTCTGAACTGGAGGAGTCCAGAGCTCGAGTGAAGTCGCTTGAAGAAGTTGTGAGAAAATTGCAGGAAGGTCACTCTCATGCTTGTAGCGAATCTTTGGTGCATTATAATGGTGATTGCTATGGTCCACAGAAAATCAGGTGCAACTCCCTGGAGTTGGAAATAGAACAGTTGAGATCAGCCCTCGAGGCAGCTGAGATGAAATACCAGGAAGAACAGATACAGCGGATAGTGCAGACACAGCATGTTTATGAATTGATGGAGCAAATGCAGATCGACACTAGAGTAAGAGAAACCGAGTTTGAATCAGCATCGAACAATTCAAAATCAGAGATTATTGTATTGAAGGCTATTCTATATGACAAGGAAGCAGAACTTCGAAGCTTATCGGATATGAACAAGAAGCTGCATGAGGAGTTACAAAAGGGAAGAACAGACCAAATGGAATCTGAATTGGGCCTAAAGCTAAAACAGTTGATTGCTGACATCACGGATTTGAAGGCGGATCTAATGGATAAGGAGACAGCCCTTCAGAGCATTTCAGAAGAGAATGAACAACTGAAATCTGAGACGAGGACGAGAGAAATGGAGCGCCATAAAGCTTATGAAGCAGCAATAGCTGAGGTTGAGTTGGCCAGATCTGCGGAGAAGGAGGCATTGACAAGGCTCGGACTTGTTACCGAGGAGGCAGATAAAAACAGCAGGATGGCCACAAGTGTAGCCGAGCAGTTGGATGCAGTGCAAGCAATGAAATCAGAAATGGAAGCTGAGCTAAGGAGGCTGAAGGTGCAAGCGGAGCAGTGGCGGAAGGCGGCTGAAGCTGCCATGGCTGTGCTTACAGCTAGCAACAATGGGAGGTTGTTGGAGAGGACAGGCTCTTTGGATTTTGAGTGCAATTCTGTTGATGAGAAGTTGATGAGCTCGCCATTTTCTGATGACCTGGACGATGAatctccaaggaagaagaacaataATATGCTAAGGAGAATCAGCGGATTGTGGAAGAAGGGCCAGAAGCTATCTTTA AGCTGA
- the LOC103702867 gene encoding interactor of constitutive active ROPs 3 isoform X1 yields the protein MQTTRTSRSGSSEGPLRTSPATPRSNRLPKAAGSAIDSASPTRPPMKALTDRSPKVIERRSPRTPVPEKKRPSRMAELEFQLVQLQEDLKKTKDQLNSSESSKKRAKQEGEEAKKQLLVMSAKLEDSQRQLVELSEAEEARFHELRKISQERDRAWQSELEALQKQHSVDSAALASSMNEVQRLKLQLEMVLKSEAAQARQSEVENSELQALKQDMEEAISIIANLKVQLRDSEKAEADAKATVIETKQHLETARMTIENLLTGGSKFMDSFSLVASELEESRARVKSLEEVVRKLQEGHSHACSESLVHYNGDCYGPQKIRCNSLELEIEQLRSALEAAEMKYQEEQIQRIVQTQHVYELMEQMQIDTRVRETEFESASNNSKSEIIVLKAILYDKEAELRSLSDMNKKLHEELQKGRTDQMESELGLKLKQLIADITDLKADLMDKETALQSISEENEQLKSETRTREMERHKAYEAAIAEVELARSAEKEALTRLGLVTEEADKNSRMATSVAEQLDAVQAMKSEMEAELRRLKVQAEQWRKAAEAAMAVLTASNNGRLLERTGSLDFECNSVDEKLMSSPFSDDLDDESPRKKNNNMLRRISGLWKKGQKLSLS from the exons ATGCAGACAACCAGAACAAG CAGGAGTGGGTCTTCAGAAGGTCCTCTGAGGACATCTCCAGCCACCCCTAGATCGAATCGTCTTCCCAAGGCAGCTGGATCTGCGATAGACTCCGCTTCTCCAACACGTCCACCAATGAAGGCTTTAACTGATAGAAGTCCTAAGGTTATTGAGCGTCGATCACCTAGAACCCCTGTACCTGAG AAGAAACGTCCAAGTAGGATGGCCGAGTTGGAATTTCAACTTGTCCAGCTCCAAGAGGATTTAAAGAAGACAAAAGACCAGCTTAACTCATCAGAGTCATCAAAGAAACGAGCAAAGCAGGAAGGAGAAGAGGCCAAGAAGCAGCTCTTGGTCATGTCTGCAAAACTTGAAGATTCTCAACGCCAGCTTGTAGAGCTATCTGAAGCAGAAGAGGCTAGGTTCCATGAACTCCGCAAAATCTCTCAGGAACGAGATCGTGCATGGCAATCTGAACTTGAAGCCCTCCAGAAACAGCACTCTGTTGACTCAGCAGCTCTGGCCTCATCCATGAATGAGGTACAGAGGCTGAAGCTGCAGCTTGAAATGGTCCTCAAATCTGAGGCTGCCCAAGCCAGGCAATCTGAAGTAGAAAATTCTGAGCTTCAGGCCTTGAAACAAGATATGGAGGAGGCCATCTCCATCATTGCAAACCTAAAAGTTCAGCTTAGAGATAGTGAAAAGGCAGAAGCTGATGCAAAAGCAACAGTTATTGAGACAAAACAGCATTTGGAAACAGCTAGAATGACTATAGAGAATCTCCTTACTGGTGGGTCAAAATTCATGGATTCTTTCAGCTTAGTGGCTTCTGAACTGGAGGAGTCCAGAGCTCGAGTGAAGTCGCTTGAAGAAGTTGTGAGAAAATTGCAGGAAGGTCACTCTCATGCTTGTAGCGAATCTTTGGTGCATTATAATGGTGATTGCTATGGTCCACAGAAAATCAGGTGCAACTCCCTGGAGTTGGAAATAGAACAGTTGAGATCAGCCCTCGAGGCAGCTGAGATGAAATACCAGGAAGAACAGATACAGCGGATAGTGCAGACACAGCATGTTTATGAATTGATGGAGCAAATGCAGATCGACACTAGAGTAAGAGAAACCGAGTTTGAATCAGCATCGAACAATTCAAAATCAGAGATTATTGTATTGAAGGCTATTCTATATGACAAGGAAGCAGAACTTCGAAGCTTATCGGATATGAACAAGAAGCTGCATGAGGAGTTACAAAAGGGAAGAACAGACCAAATGGAATCTGAATTGGGCCTAAAGCTAAAACAGTTGATTGCTGACATCACGGATTTGAAGGCGGATCTAATGGATAAGGAGACAGCCCTTCAGAGCATTTCAGAAGAGAATGAACAACTGAAATCTGAGACGAGGACGAGAGAAATGGAGCGCCATAAAGCTTATGAAGCAGCAATAGCTGAGGTTGAGTTGGCCAGATCTGCGGAGAAGGAGGCATTGACAAGGCTCGGACTTGTTACCGAGGAGGCAGATAAAAACAGCAGGATGGCCACAAGTGTAGCCGAGCAGTTGGATGCAGTGCAAGCAATGAAATCAGAAATGGAAGCTGAGCTAAGGAGGCTGAAGGTGCAAGCGGAGCAGTGGCGGAAGGCGGCTGAAGCTGCCATGGCTGTGCTTACAGCTAGCAACAATGGGAGGTTGTTGGAGAGGACAGGCTCTTTGGATTTTGAGTGCAATTCTGTTGATGAGAAGTTGATGAGCTCGCCATTTTCTGATGACCTGGACGATGAatctccaaggaagaagaacaataATATGCTAAGGAGAATCAGCGGATTGTGGAAGAAGGGCCAGAAGCTATCTTTA AGCTGA
- the LOC103702867 gene encoding interactor of constitutive active ROPs 3 isoform X3 has translation MQTTRTSRSGSSEGPLRTSPATPRSNRLPKAAGSAIDSASPTRPPMKALTDRSPKVIERRSPRTPVPEKRPSRMAELEFQLVQLQEDLKKTKDQLNSSESSKKRAKQEGEEAKKQLLVMSAKLEDSQRQLVELSEAEEARFHELRKISQERDRAWQSELEALQKQHSVDSAALASSMNEVQRLKLQLEMVLKSEAAQARQSEVENSELQALKQDMEEAISIIANLKVQLRDSEKAEADAKATVIETKQHLETARMTIENLLTGGSKFMDSFSLVASELEESRARVKSLEEVVRKLQEGHSHACSESLVHYNGDCYGPQKIRCNSLELEIEQLRSALEAAEMKYQEEQIQRIVQTQHVYELMEQMQIDTRVRETEFESASNNSKSEIIVLKAILYDKEAELRSLSDMNKKLHEELQKGRTDQMESELGLKLKQLIADITDLKADLMDKETALQSISEENEQLKSETRTREMERHKAYEAAIAEVELARSAEKEALTRLGLVTEEADKNSRMATSVAEQLDAVQAMKSEMEAELRRLKVQAEQWRKAAEAAMAVLTASNNGRLLERTGSLDFECNSVDEKLMSSPFSDDLDDESPRKKNNNMLRRISGLWKKGQKLSLS, from the exons ATGCAGACAACCAGAACAAG CAGGAGTGGGTCTTCAGAAGGTCCTCTGAGGACATCTCCAGCCACCCCTAGATCGAATCGTCTTCCCAAGGCAGCTGGATCTGCGATAGACTCCGCTTCTCCAACACGTCCACCAATGAAGGCTTTAACTGATAGAAGTCCTAAGGTTATTGAGCGTCGATCACCTAGAACCCCTGTACCTGAG AAACGTCCAAGTAGGATGGCCGAGTTGGAATTTCAACTTGTCCAGCTCCAAGAGGATTTAAAGAAGACAAAAGACCAGCTTAACTCATCAGAGTCATCAAAGAAACGAGCAAAGCAGGAAGGAGAAGAGGCCAAGAAGCAGCTCTTGGTCATGTCTGCAAAACTTGAAGATTCTCAACGCCAGCTTGTAGAGCTATCTGAAGCAGAAGAGGCTAGGTTCCATGAACTCCGCAAAATCTCTCAGGAACGAGATCGTGCATGGCAATCTGAACTTGAAGCCCTCCAGAAACAGCACTCTGTTGACTCAGCAGCTCTGGCCTCATCCATGAATGAGGTACAGAGGCTGAAGCTGCAGCTTGAAATGGTCCTCAAATCTGAGGCTGCCCAAGCCAGGCAATCTGAAGTAGAAAATTCTGAGCTTCAGGCCTTGAAACAAGATATGGAGGAGGCCATCTCCATCATTGCAAACCTAAAAGTTCAGCTTAGAGATAGTGAAAAGGCAGAAGCTGATGCAAAAGCAACAGTTATTGAGACAAAACAGCATTTGGAAACAGCTAGAATGACTATAGAGAATCTCCTTACTGGTGGGTCAAAATTCATGGATTCTTTCAGCTTAGTGGCTTCTGAACTGGAGGAGTCCAGAGCTCGAGTGAAGTCGCTTGAAGAAGTTGTGAGAAAATTGCAGGAAGGTCACTCTCATGCTTGTAGCGAATCTTTGGTGCATTATAATGGTGATTGCTATGGTCCACAGAAAATCAGGTGCAACTCCCTGGAGTTGGAAATAGAACAGTTGAGATCAGCCCTCGAGGCAGCTGAGATGAAATACCAGGAAGAACAGATACAGCGGATAGTGCAGACACAGCATGTTTATGAATTGATGGAGCAAATGCAGATCGACACTAGAGTAAGAGAAACCGAGTTTGAATCAGCATCGAACAATTCAAAATCAGAGATTATTGTATTGAAGGCTATTCTATATGACAAGGAAGCAGAACTTCGAAGCTTATCGGATATGAACAAGAAGCTGCATGAGGAGTTACAAAAGGGAAGAACAGACCAAATGGAATCTGAATTGGGCCTAAAGCTAAAACAGTTGATTGCTGACATCACGGATTTGAAGGCGGATCTAATGGATAAGGAGACAGCCCTTCAGAGCATTTCAGAAGAGAATGAACAACTGAAATCTGAGACGAGGACGAGAGAAATGGAGCGCCATAAAGCTTATGAAGCAGCAATAGCTGAGGTTGAGTTGGCCAGATCTGCGGAGAAGGAGGCATTGACAAGGCTCGGACTTGTTACCGAGGAGGCAGATAAAAACAGCAGGATGGCCACAAGTGTAGCCGAGCAGTTGGATGCAGTGCAAGCAATGAAATCAGAAATGGAAGCTGAGCTAAGGAGGCTGAAGGTGCAAGCGGAGCAGTGGCGGAAGGCGGCTGAAGCTGCCATGGCTGTGCTTACAGCTAGCAACAATGGGAGGTTGTTGGAGAGGACAGGCTCTTTGGATTTTGAGTGCAATTCTGTTGATGAGAAGTTGATGAGCTCGCCATTTTCTGATGACCTGGACGATGAatctccaaggaagaagaacaataATATGCTAAGGAGAATCAGCGGATTGTGGAAGAAGGGCCAGAAGCTATCTTTA AGCTGA